Proteins encoded by one window of Gordonia jinghuaiqii:
- the ruvX gene encoding Holliday junction resolvase RuvX: MPDPEPQPNGPRRARGRLLGIDVGSVRIGVAVCDPDGILATPVETVRRTPSATADLDRIADLVTEYDAIGVVIGLPKTLKNTAGAAAETAREFGDRLAARIAPVEVAWQDERFTTVTAQQALHASGRSVKSSRSVIDQAAAVAILQGWLDARR, translated from the coding sequence ATGCCGGATCCCGAACCTCAGCCGAACGGTCCCCGGCGCGCTCGTGGCCGGCTGCTCGGCATCGACGTGGGGAGCGTACGGATCGGTGTCGCGGTGTGCGATCCCGACGGCATTCTCGCCACGCCGGTCGAGACCGTTCGCCGGACACCTTCGGCGACAGCCGATCTCGACCGGATCGCGGACCTCGTCACCGAATACGACGCGATCGGCGTGGTCATCGGACTGCCGAAGACGTTGAAGAACACCGCAGGCGCGGCGGCCGAGACCGCACGCGAATTCGGCGATCGCCTCGCCGCGCGCATCGCGCCGGTCGAGGTGGCTTGGCAGGACGAACGTTTCACGACGGTGACCGCTCAGCAGGCGCTGCACGCGAGCGGTCGTTCGGTGAAGTCGTCGCGGAGCGTCATCGATCAGGCCGCGGCGGTCGCTATTCTCCAGGGGTGGCTCGATGCGCGACGGTGA
- a CDS encoding prepilin peptidase, producing the protein MAECVILVWLMVIADTDARTLRIPNRLVWPALWAVAALSVAHPAVGVSALVAATPYTLTYLLRWCGGGDVKLAAVCGGLVHRWDEALILVALASLIALAMVGLGSLRGRDQGGREHGGHPHGPALAGATVVVAGLL; encoded by the coding sequence ATGGCCGAATGCGTGATCCTGGTGTGGCTGATGGTCATCGCCGACACCGACGCCCGAACGCTGCGCATCCCGAATCGGCTCGTCTGGCCTGCTCTCTGGGCGGTGGCGGCGCTGAGTGTGGCGCACCCCGCGGTGGGAGTGTCCGCACTCGTCGCGGCGACGCCGTACACGCTGACCTACCTGCTGCGCTGGTGCGGCGGCGGGGACGTCAAACTTGCCGCCGTGTGCGGTGGCCTCGTCCACCGGTGGGACGAGGCCCTGATCCTGGTGGCCCTGGCCTCGTTGATCGCCCTGGCGATGGTCGGGCTCGGCTCGCTGCGCGGGAGGGATCAGGGCGGGAGGGAACACGGCGGCCACCCGCACGGGCCGGCACTCGCCGGGGCCACCGTCGTCGTCGCCGGACTCCTCTGA
- the mltG gene encoding endolytic transglycosylase MltG — MRDGESVDPTTDSGGDPSVTEDRRRTRHRDGQGRRAADGMDPERLRYFTQPADGSPHTRHRRRRTGQQGDTPGREPEPPQAPVRREAGEFRARATPVRIPPPAQQAPQAPQQAQPRPAAPQPPAAPPRQAAPAPAPTPAPAPTPAPAPTPAAAPTPSRSAQPPGHPESRHVRSRRDEPRRDEPRRDEPGTDEDWWPGADDVEAAEPTRRAPRRTRKNRRAVLALVIVFMLALITGVGYYGLRATGMLESRKDYTNAAGAGDVIVDIPDNSTLADFGRILTDADVVGSVRAFVDAAGGQPMSGGLYKMRTQIPATTAVEMLTDDGAEHRVGRVVVPPGLQLDSKTGIDGKVTPGIFALIEKATSISFNGRPEGVTAAELEKAAAEATPEELGVPEWARENVAGMTGDHRRIEGLIAPTTWERVEPDHTAVQILHEMISKSGIMFDQWGLVSRNNSGLDPYQTLIAASIVEREVRHVEDAPKVARVIRNRLDKDQRLEMDSTQNYTAAVTNIDVHGEAYKADNEWNTYRYNGLPPTPIAAVGVPALEAMLDPAPGSWLYFVTVDTAGTTLFANTFEEHKRNRNVACHNKLVATGCQ; from the coding sequence ATGCGCGACGGTGAATCAGTAGACCCCACAACAGACTCGGGAGGGGATCCTTCGGTGACCGAAGATCGGCGTCGCACGCGACACCGGGATGGCCAGGGACGCCGGGCCGCCGACGGCATGGATCCCGAGCGCCTGCGGTATTTCACCCAGCCCGCCGACGGTTCGCCGCACACGCGGCATCGTCGTCGGCGCACGGGCCAGCAGGGCGACACACCGGGACGCGAGCCGGAGCCCCCGCAGGCCCCGGTACGCCGGGAGGCCGGCGAGTTCCGGGCCCGCGCGACGCCGGTGCGTATCCCTCCGCCGGCGCAGCAGGCACCACAAGCACCGCAGCAGGCACAGCCGAGACCCGCCGCGCCGCAGCCCCCCGCCGCGCCGCCCCGACAGGCGGCACCGGCCCCCGCACCCACTCCGGCCCCCGCACCCACTCCAGCCCCCGCACCCACTCCGGCCGCCGCACCCACCCCGTCGCGATCCGCGCAGCCACCCGGCCACCCCGAATCGCGCCATGTCCGGTCCCGCCGCGATGAGCCCCGCCGCGATGAGCCCCGCCGCGATGAGCCCGGGACGGACGAGGACTGGTGGCCCGGCGCCGACGACGTCGAGGCGGCCGAGCCGACACGCCGCGCACCGCGTCGCACACGCAAGAATCGCCGCGCGGTGCTGGCGCTGGTCATTGTCTTCATGCTCGCGCTCATCACCGGCGTCGGGTACTACGGCCTGAGGGCGACCGGGATGCTCGAATCCCGCAAGGACTACACCAACGCGGCGGGTGCCGGTGACGTGATCGTCGACATCCCCGACAATTCGACGCTGGCCGACTTCGGTCGCATCCTCACCGACGCCGACGTGGTCGGCAGCGTGCGCGCTTTCGTCGATGCCGCAGGCGGACAACCGATGTCCGGCGGCCTGTACAAGATGCGGACGCAGATCCCGGCGACCACCGCGGTCGAGATGCTCACCGACGACGGTGCCGAGCACCGTGTCGGCCGGGTGGTGGTGCCGCCCGGCCTGCAACTCGATTCCAAGACCGGCATCGACGGCAAGGTGACGCCCGGCATCTTCGCCCTCATCGAGAAGGCGACGTCGATCTCGTTCAACGGCCGGCCCGAAGGGGTCACCGCCGCCGAACTGGAGAAGGCCGCCGCCGAGGCGACCCCGGAGGAACTGGGTGTGCCGGAGTGGGCGCGCGAGAACGTCGCCGGCATGACCGGCGACCACCGGCGAATCGAAGGTCTCATCGCGCCGACCACGTGGGAACGTGTCGAACCCGACCACACCGCCGTGCAGATCCTGCACGAGATGATCTCCAAGAGCGGGATCATGTTCGACCAGTGGGGGCTGGTGAGCCGCAACAACTCCGGGCTGGACCCGTATCAGACGCTGATCGCGGCGTCGATCGTCGAACGTGAGGTCCGGCACGTCGAAGACGCTCCCAAGGTCGCGCGGGTCATCCGCAACCGGCTCGACAAGGATCAGCGTCTGGAGATGGACTCGACGCAGAACTACACCGCGGCGGTGACCAACATCGATGTGCACGGCGAGGCCTACAAAGCCGACAACGAGTGGAACACCTACCGCTACAACGGTCTTCCGCCCACCCCGATCGCCGCGGTCGGAGTGCCGGCGCTCGAGGCGATGCTCGATCCGGCCCCGGGTTCCTGGTTGTACTTCGTGACCGTGGACACCGCCGGAACCACCTTGTTCGCGAACACCTTCGAGGAACACAAGCGCAACCGCAACGTGGCGTGCCACAACAAGCTCGTGGCCACGGGCTGTCAGTGA
- the efp gene encoding elongation factor P, translating into MATTADFKNGLVLRMDDQLWQIQEFQHVKPGKGPAFVRTKLKNVMSGKTVDKTFNAGVKVETATVDRRDMTFLYNDGTDYVFMDAQDYEQFAIPPATVGDGARFLLENMTVQVSLNEGNPLFVELPVTVELIVAQTDPGLQGDRSTGGTKPATLETGAEIQVPLFINTGDKLKVDSRDGSYLGRVNS; encoded by the coding sequence ATGGCGACCACCGCCGATTTCAAGAACGGCCTCGTGCTGCGCATGGACGACCAGCTCTGGCAGATCCAGGAGTTCCAGCACGTCAAGCCGGGCAAGGGCCCCGCGTTCGTGCGCACCAAGCTGAAGAACGTGATGAGCGGCAAGACCGTCGACAAGACCTTCAACGCCGGCGTCAAGGTCGAGACCGCGACCGTCGACCGTCGTGACATGACCTTCCTGTACAACGACGGCACCGACTACGTGTTCATGGACGCCCAGGATTACGAGCAGTTCGCCATCCCGCCGGCCACGGTCGGCGACGGCGCACGTTTCCTGCTGGAGAACATGACCGTGCAGGTCTCGCTGAACGAGGGCAATCCGTTGTTCGTCGAACTGCCCGTCACCGTCGAGCTGATCGTCGCCCAGACCGATCCGGGTCTGCAGGGTGACCGCTCCACCGGTGGCACCAAACCCGCCACCCTCGAGACCGGGGCCGAGATCCAGGTGCCGCTGTTCATCAACACCGGTGACAAGCTCAAGGTCGATTCGCGCGACGGCAGCTACCTCGGCCGCGTCAACTCCTGA
- a CDS encoding M24 family metallopeptidase produces MAHTHDTAGRRNRLRDTLAARTDGTPVDAFVVSDLVNVRYLTGFTGSNAAVLIDVADPAADRIATDGRYLTQVAAQVPDVEPVIERACVPALVDHARTAGASRIGFEADEQTVATHRALSSSLEGSGVELVPLTGVVQGLRAVKEPGEIELLRAACAIGDAALAAIIADGVLRAGTTEREAARALEWEMYRLGADGIAFETIVAAGAHSAIPHHRPTHSALADGDLVKIDFGAIVDGYHSDMTRTYVLRRAAPWQRDLYELVATAQAAGCAALTPGAELRAVDAAAREVIADAGHGEHYVHGLGHGVGLQIHEAPGIGKLATGTLPCGAAVTVEPGVYLPGWGGVRIEDTLVVTTGDPDLLTATDKTFTVI; encoded by the coding sequence GTGGCGCACACTCATGACACAGCGGGCAGACGAAACCGGTTGCGGGACACCCTGGCGGCCCGCACCGACGGCACACCCGTCGACGCCTTCGTCGTCTCCGACCTCGTCAACGTCCGCTATCTCACCGGGTTCACCGGTTCCAACGCGGCCGTTCTCATCGACGTCGCGGACCCCGCCGCCGACCGCATCGCGACCGACGGCCGCTACCTCACCCAGGTCGCCGCGCAGGTGCCCGACGTCGAGCCGGTGATCGAACGGGCATGCGTGCCCGCGCTCGTCGACCACGCCCGGACCGCGGGTGCATCCCGCATCGGGTTCGAGGCCGATGAGCAGACCGTGGCGACTCATCGGGCGTTGAGCTCGTCCCTGGAGGGCAGCGGCGTCGAACTCGTCCCGCTGACCGGCGTCGTGCAGGGTCTGCGCGCGGTCAAGGAGCCGGGGGAGATCGAGCTGCTCCGCGCGGCGTGCGCCATCGGCGATGCGGCGCTCGCGGCGATCATCGCCGACGGTGTGCTGCGCGCCGGCACCACCGAACGGGAGGCCGCGCGGGCCCTCGAGTGGGAGATGTACCGCCTCGGCGCCGACGGGATCGCCTTCGAGACGATCGTGGCCGCCGGCGCACACTCCGCGATCCCGCACCACCGGCCGACGCACTCCGCGCTCGCCGACGGTGATCTCGTCAAGATCGACTTCGGCGCGATCGTCGACGGGTACCACTCGGACATGACGCGCACCTACGTGCTGCGACGTGCCGCGCCGTGGCAGCGCGACCTCTACGAACTCGTCGCCACCGCGCAGGCCGCCGGGTGCGCGGCCCTGACCCCGGGGGCGGAGCTGCGCGCGGTCGACGCGGCGGCGCGCGAGGTGATCGCCGACGCGGGGCACGGCGAGCACTACGTGCACGGTCTCGGTCACGGGGTGGGGTTGCAGATCCACGAAGCGCCCGGGATCGGCAAACTCGCGACAGGTACACTGCCATGCGGTGCTGCGGTCACCGTGGAGCCCGGTGTCTACCTACCCGGATGGGGTGGGGTCCGCATCGAGGACACCCTGGTCGTCACCACCGGCGACCCCGACCTGCTGACCGCCACCGACAAGACATTCACCGTCATCTGA
- a CDS encoding shikimate kinase: protein MTQTPDPAPPTPTRPTSGRRPAAVLVGFMGAGKSTVGRILADRLGVDFVDTDVELVRRTGRSIPEIFESDGVEGFRVIEENVVTDVLDNHGGVVSLGGGAVTTAGVREALTDQRVAYLNVSPERGYARVSGTDRPLLATEDPAARYAELLAERTGTYASVCSFEVDADADPETVADAIVAQLARELM from the coding sequence ATGACCCAGACCCCCGATCCGGCACCGCCGACCCCGACCCGGCCGACGTCGGGGAGACGACCGGCGGCCGTTCTCGTCGGCTTCATGGGGGCGGGCAAGTCGACGGTCGGCCGCATCCTCGCCGACCGGCTCGGCGTGGACTTCGTCGACACCGACGTCGAGCTCGTCCGGCGGACCGGGCGCAGCATCCCCGAGATCTTCGAATCCGATGGTGTCGAGGGTTTTCGTGTCATCGAGGAGAACGTCGTCACCGATGTGCTCGACAACCACGGCGGGGTGGTCTCCCTCGGCGGCGGAGCGGTGACGACGGCCGGTGTGCGGGAGGCACTGACCGATCAGCGCGTGGCGTATCTGAACGTCTCACCCGAACGGGGCTACGCGCGGGTGTCCGGCACCGACCGGCCGCTGCTGGCCACCGAGGATCCGGCCGCCCGCTACGCCGAGCTCCTCGCCGAACGCACCGGCACCTACGCATCCGTGTGCTCCTTCGAGGTGGACGCCGACGCCGATCCCGAGACGGTGGCCGATGCCATCGTCGCCCAACTCGCCCGCGAACTGATGTGA
- the pyrR gene encoding bifunctional pyr operon transcriptional regulator/uracil phosphoribosyltransferase PyrR, whose product MASPAPRVLLDAADVSRTVARVAHQVIEKTALDSPDAPRVVLIGIPTRGTSLAMRLGAKIGEFTGVEVPVGYLDITLYRDDLRGKPHRPLERTMVPHGGVDNAIVILVDDVLYSGRTVRAALDALRDLGRPSAVQLAVLVDRGHRELPLRADYVGKNIPTARDEQVSVHLTEDDGIDEVVLSGAPIPPAAEGDS is encoded by the coding sequence TTGGCCAGCCCCGCTCCCAGGGTGCTGCTCGATGCCGCTGACGTGTCGCGCACGGTTGCCCGTGTCGCACACCAGGTCATCGAGAAGACAGCTCTGGATTCACCCGACGCCCCGCGCGTCGTCCTCATCGGAATCCCCACTCGCGGAACATCTCTCGCGATGCGTCTGGGCGCCAAGATCGGCGAGTTCACCGGCGTCGAGGTGCCGGTGGGATATCTGGACATCACTCTCTACCGCGACGATCTGCGCGGAAAGCCACACCGCCCGCTGGAACGGACGATGGTTCCGCACGGGGGAGTCGACAACGCCATCGTGATCCTCGTCGACGACGTCCTCTACTCCGGTCGCACCGTGCGTGCCGCACTCGACGCGCTGCGCGACCTCGGCCGGCCGTCGGCGGTACAGCTCGCGGTCCTGGTCGACCGCGGGCACCGCGAACTCCCGTTGCGCGCAGACTATGTCGGCAAGAACATCCCCACCGCTCGCGACGAGCAGGTGTCGGTGCATCTCACCGAAGACGACGGCATCGACGAGGTTGTCCTCAGCGGTGCCCCGATTCCGCCTGCGGCCGAGGGTGATTCATGA
- the aroC gene encoding chorismate synthase yields the protein MEQSITVLRWITAGESHGPALVAIVEGMVAGVEVTSTDIAEQLARRRLGYGRGARMKFEADKVTVLGGVRHGLTMGGPVAIEIGNTEWPKWETVMAADPVDAAELEGSARNAPLTRPRPGHADYSGMLKYGFDDARPVLERASARETAARVAAGTVARNFLRQVLGIDVISHVISIGASEPYGGPPPRFADLDAIDASPVRAFDADAEKSMIDEIEAAKKDGDTLGGVVEIVATGVPVGLGSHVSGETRLDARLAAALMGIQAIKGVEVGDGFTTARRRGSEAHDEMVPGPDGVLRSTNRAGGLEGGMTNGEDLRVRIAMKPISTVPRALSTIDMATGETASAIHQRSDVCAVPAAGVVAEAMVALVVAQAALDKFGGDSVAETATNLRSYQAGVDARPPRP from the coding sequence ATGGAACAATCGATCACTGTGTTGCGCTGGATAACTGCCGGAGAATCCCACGGACCTGCCCTGGTCGCCATCGTCGAGGGCATGGTTGCCGGTGTCGAGGTGACCTCGACCGACATCGCCGAGCAGCTCGCTCGCCGCCGACTCGGCTACGGACGCGGTGCGCGGATGAAGTTCGAGGCCGACAAGGTCACCGTGCTCGGCGGCGTCCGCCACGGCCTCACCATGGGCGGTCCGGTCGCGATCGAGATCGGCAACACCGAGTGGCCCAAGTGGGAGACGGTGATGGCGGCCGACCCGGTCGATGCCGCCGAACTCGAGGGCAGCGCCCGCAACGCACCCCTCACCCGGCCTCGCCCCGGGCACGCCGACTACTCCGGGATGCTCAAGTACGGCTTCGACGACGCCCGTCCCGTGCTCGAGCGCGCCAGCGCCCGGGAGACCGCGGCCCGGGTCGCCGCCGGCACCGTCGCCCGCAACTTCCTGCGCCAGGTCCTCGGCATCGACGTGATCTCCCATGTGATCTCGATCGGCGCGAGCGAACCGTATGGGGGTCCGCCGCCGCGGTTCGCCGACCTCGACGCCATCGATGCCAGCCCCGTCCGCGCGTTCGACGCCGACGCCGAGAAGTCGATGATCGACGAGATCGAGGCCGCCAAGAAGGACGGCGACACCCTCGGCGGCGTCGTGGAGATCGTCGCCACCGGTGTACCCGTCGGACTCGGATCGCACGTCAGCGGCGAGACCCGCCTCGACGCGCGTCTGGCGGCCGCACTCATGGGTATCCAGGCGATCAAGGGCGTGGAGGTGGGCGACGGTTTCACCACCGCGCGGCGCCGCGGCAGCGAGGCGCACGACGAGATGGTGCCCGGTCCCGACGGCGTGCTGCGCTCCACCAACCGTGCCGGTGGCCTCGAAGGTGGCATGACCAACGGTGAGGACCTCCGGGTGCGCATCGCGATGAAGCCGATCTCGACGGTGCCGCGCGCGCTGTCGACCATCGACATGGCCACGGGGGAGACCGCCAGCGCCATCCACCAGCGTTCGGATGTGTGTGCCGTGCCGGCCGCAGGTGTGGTCGCCGAGGCCATGGTCGCGCTCGTCGTCGCGCAGGCCGCACTGGACAAGTTCGGCGGCGACTCGGTCGCCGAGACCGCGACCAACCTCCGCTCCTACCAGGCCGGTGTCGACGCGCGTCCGCCGCGCCCATGA
- the nusB gene encoding transcription antitermination factor NusB, which produces MKQSGTRHKARRRAVDLLFEAEAKKVSPAQLVAERREYVRSDESVGSIHDYTATVIQGLADDQSQIDAVISSYLRDWTLERLPAVDRAIMRLATWELFNSLDVDTIVVVDEAVELAKELSTDDSPAFVNGVLAKIAELAPQVRAAASAESGGSQSDTSRPD; this is translated from the coding sequence GTGAAACAATCCGGAACCAGACACAAGGCACGCAGGCGTGCGGTGGACCTGCTCTTCGAGGCCGAGGCCAAGAAGGTCAGTCCCGCCCAGCTCGTCGCCGAACGCCGCGAGTACGTCCGCTCGGACGAGAGTGTCGGCTCGATCCACGATTACACCGCCACGGTGATCCAGGGCCTGGCCGACGATCAGAGCCAGATCGACGCGGTCATCTCGTCGTACCTGCGCGACTGGACTCTCGAGCGGCTGCCCGCGGTCGACCGCGCCATCATGCGCCTGGCGACCTGGGAGCTGTTCAACTCGCTCGACGTCGACACGATCGTGGTGGTCGACGAGGCGGTGGAACTGGCCAAGGAGCTGTCCACCGACGACTCGCCCGCCTTCGTCAACGGGGTGCTCGCCAAGATCGCCGAGCTGGCCCCGCAGGTTCGTGCCGCCGCGTCGGCCGAGTCCGGCGGGTCACAGTCGGACACCTCGCGCCCGGACTGA
- a CDS encoding shikimate dehydrogenase — MSTGSPYGAHRRAAVLGSPIRHSRSPRVHLAAYRALGLTDWTYDRIECTADRLPAVVSGADPDFVGFSVTMPNKLAALEFASERTERAELVGSANTLVRSESGWTADCTDIDGMAGALTGLAVDADIAAGADPVAVVVGAGGTALPTVMALVGIGITELTVVARDARRAGPVLELCERLGVAGRVVPFALDPELDRRCRNAAVVVSTVPAPAAADLAPAVARADKVVDVIYDPWPTPLAEAVDAAGGTVVGGLVMLVNQAFRQVELFTGLPAPREVMIEALAAND; from the coding sequence GTGAGTACGGGGTCTCCCTACGGCGCGCACCGTCGCGCCGCGGTCCTGGGATCACCGATCCGCCACTCGCGCTCGCCGCGAGTGCATCTCGCCGCGTACCGGGCGCTCGGGCTGACCGACTGGACCTATGACCGCATCGAATGCACCGCCGACCGCCTCCCGGCGGTCGTGTCCGGTGCCGATCCGGACTTCGTCGGGTTCTCGGTCACCATGCCCAACAAGCTCGCCGCTCTCGAGTTCGCCTCGGAGCGGACCGAACGCGCCGAACTCGTCGGCTCGGCCAACACACTGGTGCGCTCCGAGTCGGGGTGGACCGCGGACTGCACCGACATCGACGGTATGGCCGGCGCGCTGACCGGACTCGCCGTCGACGCCGACATCGCCGCGGGCGCAGACCCGGTCGCCGTCGTCGTCGGTGCGGGTGGAACGGCGTTGCCGACGGTGATGGCGCTCGTCGGGATCGGCATCACCGAACTCACCGTCGTGGCGCGCGACGCCCGACGCGCGGGCCCGGTGCTCGAGCTGTGCGAACGGCTGGGAGTAGCCGGACGCGTCGTTCCCTTCGCGCTCGACCCCGAGCTGGATCGTCGTTGCCGGAACGCGGCCGTCGTGGTGTCGACGGTGCCTGCGCCCGCCGCGGCGGACCTGGCCCCGGCGGTGGCGCGGGCGGACAAGGTCGTCGATGTGATCTATGACCCGTGGCCGACGCCGTTGGCCGAGGCGGTCGACGCCGCGGGCGGCACCGTCGTCGGGGGACTGGTCATGCTCGTGAATCAGGCTTTTCGGCAGGTCGAACTCTTCACCGGCCTGCCCGCCCCGCGCGAGGTCATGATCGAGGCGCTCGCCGCGAACGACTGA
- the aroB gene encoding 3-dehydroquinate synthase, with protein MTDTEPVAIRVNAGAPYDVTIGRGLLGEVAAAAQGADRIAILYQPPLAQTAEQIREFLADKGFDAHRIEIPDAEDGKDLAVASFCWEVFGRIGLKRNDKVISLGGGAATDLAGFVAATWMRGIGVIHVPTTLLAMVDAAVGGKTGINTEAGKNLVGSFHEPDAVLIDIGTLETVPRNEIVAGLAEVIKTGFIADPTILDIIEADADAALDPTGPVLPDLIRRSVQVKADVVSADLKESSLREILNYGHTLGHAIERRERYRWRHGAAVSVGLVFAAELSRLAGRLDDATADRHKSVLELVGLPTTYDPDAFGDLLQGMAGDKKNRAGVLRFVVLDGLAKPGRLEGPDPGLLAAAYSAVAGGSSKGTSVLL; from the coding sequence ATGACCGATACCGAACCCGTCGCGATCCGGGTCAACGCCGGTGCGCCCTACGACGTGACGATCGGCCGTGGACTCCTCGGCGAGGTCGCCGCCGCCGCACAGGGTGCCGACCGCATCGCGATCCTGTACCAGCCGCCGTTGGCCCAGACCGCTGAGCAGATCCGGGAATTCTTGGCCGACAAGGGTTTCGATGCCCATCGCATCGAGATCCCGGACGCCGAGGACGGCAAGGACCTGGCGGTCGCCTCGTTCTGCTGGGAGGTGTTCGGCCGGATCGGGCTCAAGCGCAACGACAAGGTCATCAGCCTCGGCGGTGGCGCGGCCACCGATCTCGCCGGCTTCGTCGCGGCCACCTGGATGCGCGGCATCGGCGTCATCCATGTCCCGACGACGCTGCTGGCGATGGTCGACGCCGCCGTCGGCGGCAAGACCGGCATCAACACCGAGGCCGGCAAGAACCTGGTCGGCTCGTTCCACGAACCCGACGCGGTCCTCATCGACATCGGCACCCTGGAAACCGTGCCGCGCAACGAGATCGTCGCCGGTCTCGCGGAGGTCATCAAGACCGGGTTCATCGCCGATCCCACCATCCTCGACATCATCGAGGCCGACGCGGATGCGGCCCTGGACCCCACCGGCCCGGTGCTCCCGGATCTCATCCGCCGCTCGGTTCAGGTCAAGGCCGACGTGGTGTCGGCGGATCTGAAGGAGTCGTCGCTGCGCGAGATCCTCAACTACGGACACACCCTCGGTCACGCGATCGAGCGCCGCGAGCGCTACCGCTGGCGCCACGGGGCGGCGGTCTCGGTGGGCCTGGTCTTCGCCGCCGAACTGTCTCGCCTCGCCGGGCGTCTCGACGACGCGACCGCCGACCGTCACAAGTCGGTCCTGGAACTCGTCGGCCTGCCGACGACCTACGACCCGGACGCGTTCGGCGATCTCCTGCAGGGCATGGCCGGCGACAAGAAGAACCGCGCGGGCGTCTTGCGCTTCGTCGTGCTCGACGGGCTGGCCAAACCCGGGAGGCTCGAAGGACCGGATCCCGGTCTGCTCGCCGCCGCCTACTCGGCGGTCGCGGGTGGCTCCTCGAAGGGCACGTCGGTCTTGCTCTGA
- a CDS encoding B-4DMT family transporter, with the protein MSSWLLRGLSMTAVHVLARVLLGVAVVEAPLNSTTWRTIAIAAVVLVALLWGGFDGIRDARANPDPDDYEDLTILWLKAGVLAGVLAGLISWILGTTVLAGIGQSSLFIELFAGASFTALLVFVPAFVGAAVGRFLIRRQQNKDAAEDDWSVHEDRHADAQ; encoded by the coding sequence ATGTCTTCGTGGTTGTTGCGCGGTCTCTCGATGACCGCAGTTCACGTACTCGCCCGCGTCCTGCTCGGTGTCGCGGTGGTCGAGGCCCCGCTGAACTCCACGACGTGGCGCACCATTGCGATCGCCGCTGTCGTGCTTGTGGCCCTCCTCTGGGGCGGCTTCGACGGTATCCGCGATGCCCGCGCCAACCCCGATCCCGACGACTACGAGGACCTGACCATCCTCTGGCTGAAGGCCGGCGTCCTCGCGGGAGTCCTCGCCGGCCTGATCTCGTGGATTCTCGGTACCACCGTCCTGGCGGGTATCGGACAGTCGAGCCTGTTCATCGAACTGTTCGCCGGGGCGTCGTTCACCGCGCTGCTCGTGTTCGTGCCGGCCTTCGTCGGCGCGGCCGTCGGCCGCTTCCTGATCCGCCGGCAGCAGAACAAGGACGCCGCCGAGGACGACTGGTCGGTCCACGAGGATCGCCACGCCGACGCGCAGTGA